In the Chitinophagaceae bacterium genome, one interval contains:
- a CDS encoding RidA family protein, with the protein MKKVFNLSNQLIRLTAVVVLIFVVQSCNETPKEVKTEAAVPAETHEYFNLRPKLEKEYGYSHAVRIGDDLKISGAVSMNDSGVIVAPGNMEQQMKNCYSDLEKILQHYGYTFDDVVVENVFTTNMAEFIKVSGFRNTVYKKQFPTGTWLEVKGLAVPGQLIEIDMEAHKAK; encoded by the coding sequence ATGAAAAAAGTATTCAACCTTTCAAACCAATTGATCCGTTTGACAGCAGTGGTTGTTTTGATCTTCGTGGTACAAAGCTGCAACGAAACCCCCAAGGAAGTGAAAACCGAAGCAGCAGTGCCGGCTGAGACACATGAATATTTTAATCTCCGGCCCAAACTGGAAAAAGAGTATGGCTATTCACATGCCGTAAGGATCGGGGATGACCTTAAGATCTCCGGGGCGGTAAGCATGAACGATTCGGGGGTCATTGTTGCCCCCGGCAATATGGAACAACAGATGAAAAACTGCTACAGCGACCTGGAAAAGATCTTACAGCATTATGGGTATACGTTTGACGACGTGGTAGTGGAAAATGTTTTCACAACCAATATGGCCGAATTTATCAAGGTTTCAGGCTTCCGGAATACCGTGTATAAAAAACAGTTCCCGACCGGCACCTGGCTTGAAGTAAAAGGATTGGCGGTCCCCGGGCAGCTTATCGAAATTGACATGGAAGCGCATAAGGCAAAATAA
- a CDS encoding dienelactone hydrolase family protein, translating into MCAILLISCNNNADKKEEAMAPELKEENIRYKLDSLTMDGYIVYDGNQQGKRPAVLVVHEWWGMNDYARSRARQLAEMGYIAMAVDLYGNGRRADNPTDAGNLAGPFYANPAMAKARFDAALTKLKEYKEVDTENMAGIGYCFGGGMLLNLARMGEPLKGIVSFHGSLLGTPADKNLLRSKILVCHGNDDKFVLPGEVAAFKKQMDSIGADYIFKGYAGATHAFSNPNATAVGQKYNIPIAYNAAADSASWNEMKGFFRNLFK; encoded by the coding sequence ATGTGTGCCATCCTGCTGATCTCCTGCAACAATAATGCTGATAAAAAAGAAGAAGCCATGGCACCGGAATTAAAAGAAGAGAACATCCGTTACAAACTCGACAGCCTTACCATGGACGGCTACATTGTGTACGACGGAAACCAGCAAGGCAAACGCCCTGCGGTACTTGTGGTACATGAGTGGTGGGGAATGAATGACTATGCGAGATCAAGGGCCAGGCAGCTCGCCGAAATGGGTTACATTGCCATGGCGGTTGACCTGTATGGCAATGGCCGCCGGGCCGATAACCCTACCGATGCCGGGAACCTGGCCGGGCCGTTTTATGCAAACCCTGCCATGGCCAAAGCACGTTTTGATGCAGCGCTTACTAAACTAAAAGAATACAAAGAGGTGGATACCGAGAATATGGCCGGCATTGGTTATTGCTTTGGCGGAGGCATGCTGCTGAATTTAGCGAGGATGGGTGAGCCACTTAAAGGCATTGTCAGTTTCCATGGCAGTTTACTGGGCACACCGGCCGATAAGAACCTGCTGAGGTCGAAAATACTGGTATGCCACGGGAATGATGATAAATTTGTTCTGCCTGGAGAAGTAGCTGCGTTTAAAAAACAGATGGACTCCATCGGTGCAGATTATATTTTTAAAGGCTACGCCGGTGCCACCCACGCATTCAGCAACCCGAATGCCACGGCCGTGGGACAGAAGTACAATATTCCCATTGCCTATAACGCCGCCGCCGACAGCGCTTCCTGGAATGAGATGAAAGGATTTTTCAGAAACCTGTTCAAATAA